From the Gadus chalcogrammus isolate NIFS_2021 chromosome 18, NIFS_Gcha_1.0, whole genome shotgun sequence genome, the window AGGGGGTGGTGTGGTAgaacacaaccaacacacagaaATGGACGTTtacgtttagcagacgcttttatccaaagcgactcacaagaAGTatgtttgtcagaagaaagaggaacaacaatACATCTCTGCGggtacagttaggatgttcataCAACCAATTGCCAAGCattaacaatcgctaggttaacccattccccgtacagaACTTCGATAGCTAGGATGAGTCGACTAGAAGCCATTTTAGTTGTTTAAGCTTGTCTTTTACCAAATGCTTAACGATAAATGATGCTGTGTCGTTGCGACTGATAATTCAATTTGATAAACAATACTGATACAGTTGAAGTAGATAATAAGGAAagcttcttgctcaaggacgcctgTACAGCTAGACTGTGGCAGGTGGGGTTCAAACCCTGAACCCTTTCTGCATACCCTTCCCTTAGCTATACTAGTAGGGATTGCTGTCAAAAGGAACACCTTTAGTAGCTAATAGATACCCATATTGACTGAGATATTTCATATTGGTGCAGCCCTACTTTAAACGCAGGAGTACATCATATATGTGCATAAATACGTTTATATAAAAACAATTGTTTTTGCGGCTGTAAGGGCTTCAGAGAGATCAGGGGTGTAAGTCCTACCCGTTTCCTCCACGTTCAGACCCGGGTTGTAGTCCCACAGCATGGGCTGAATCAGGCCCACAAGACCACTGGCTGGGACAGGTAAGGAAGACAAAATAACAATGAAAgtaatttgttttattatattttagtttaccctaaccctattcagGTAGAACACATTGAGTTATACAATTCTTGAAGGATGTCAGTAGAGAGTGTGTTGAggtgtaaccgaaaggttgctagttcgatccccaggccctgagcaagacacctcaccccaacttctcgccttgcatggttgactccgccgtcggtgtgggaaTATTTGCATGAACCGTTtcgataaaagcttctgctaaatgccatgAATGTAAAATGAGTGTCCTGGTCTAAGGGGAGATTAGGCTGACTGGAAAGCACCCTCTCCTGCAACCTATAGTACTtcataattaaaacaaaacgACTGGCTCAGCAGAAAACCACTCCTGAGTGGTCTCATTGGTCTAAACAGACCAGAGACCCCTCCTCCAAACAGTAGAACAACACAATCAAGACCACTTTGTTGTAGGCGTGTTTAGCGTACACGTTTTGTATGTTCCTGCACACAGAACATATTTTATCTACTGGCATCATACACGTGCATCACCCAGGAGGGTTCGACACACTGAACCTCCTGAGGAACCTCCCTACGTCCTCCTTCGTGCGTggattgacctctgacctttgagcGTGTCGTGGCTCATCCCTCTGAGCATGTCGTCCCACATGACGATGTTCAGGTGAGGCCACGCCTCCTTCACCGCCCCGGCCACCCTGGTCACGTGACTCAGGAAGAGCTGCTCCACCGTGCGTCCAGGGGTGCTCAGCCAGCGCTTagactcctccccctcgcccAGCATGTAGACCTGGCGGGGGAGGCGGAGCTCAGTCAGACGCGCTCAGAGAGGCCGAGCTGCACTTTGATATCCACCATTTTAAAAACAAGCTGCTTGGATAGAAGCAGTAACAACAATCGTATAAGTAATGTATAAACGATATTCAATACAACATTCATATTATTACAATGTATGACATACATTGACGATATGTTATATATTGACATTATATGTTAAATATTAGCATTATATTTTATCTATGAACAATATATAATGTTACAATACATCATTATAAATAGTGTATAAACAAATAACTAAGGTGGCAACTATCATGCAATATATTAAACATATAATATATTAAATGTGTAATACAGGTTTAAAAGTAACTGCAAAAGGTATTATTGTTTTGTTGAGTCTAGCTGACTCAACAAAACTTTTTGTTGAGTCAGCTAGactcaacaaaacaaaaggacCACAACATACACCCCAATGGTGGtcctagtggggggggggttgggtcctCACATCACCAGCTAGACCAGGACCACAacatccacccccaccccggtCCTAGGGGGTCCTCACCTCGTCCGCCCCGATGTGCAGGGTGCTGAGGCCCGGGtgcagctccaccacctgcctCAGCATCTCCAGGACCAGCCgtggccccccctccccgtggGGGCTCAGGGTCCCCAGGCACTGGCTGAGCTCTCTGAGGCCCCAAAGGGACCGGTGCTTCAGCACAAactaccacagacacacacgtgcacatttACAATTACATTAAGGCacggcaaggcaaggcaactttgtttatgtagcacttttcatacacgaggcagacccaaagtgcttcacatgtaaacattgtcatacaataagataaaagaatagataagtaaaagaaaacgcGACTCACAACgcctcatacacacacgttcacacaccgacggcggagtcaacccacgcatggcgacagccagctcgtcgggagctggctgtcgccctgcgtgggttgtctccgccgtcggtgtgtgaacgtgtggcGCGCGGGGGAACGtgcagggtgaggcgtctcgctcagggacacctcgacactaagctaggaggaggcagggatcgaactagaaaCAAGACAACAAGCACTACAAGGCAACCTGCTCTACTTCCGGATTTTAAGAAGTCGATCTagttcattattttatttttttaaataacatcaTCATCTCTTATGCTGCCCTTCGAATGAACCTCCAGGATTTCATGGGCTCGCGGAAAATACCTAGAAAGAATACCGGTTCTTTCTagcattgtgtttgtgtcagttcAACGTCTTTCACTGCTGTTACATGAGgatataaattaattaaatcctTCAGCACAATCAAATGAAATCGAGATACAACATCAGCTGTAAATGAAACTATGTTTGACTCTTGTTTGAGGTGGACATTGAGACTAACTACAGTTAGTTGACGTGCAGCCAACTTTAACTTCACACGTTCACGTGGGGGGACGGCAGACACATCGCCACACGTCTGTTGTCTTATTCCCTTGCAGAAGATACGCCCACCATCAGCCAGATGGTGGGCGGGCCGCGGACGAGTTACCGGGCCTGACTCACCTCCATGTGACCAAAGGTCTGGACCAGGGGGATGACCTCCAGACCCTTGGACCTGGCAACATCCTGGATAGATAAGACCTCCTCACGACTGCAGAGACATTCAGAGGAAACAAATGAGtctgtgtacaggtgtgtgtgtgtgcatgagtgagtgcgtgagtgaacgagtgaccgagtgagtgattgtgtatgtgagtgagtgtggtgTCTCACCTATAGGCGGGGTGTGCTGTGGCCTGCAGCAGTGACAGCTCCCCCGAGTAAGGGAACATGTCCTCGTATTCCACCAGTAAGCCATCCGCTCCCAGTTGAGCGAACAGTTCAATCAACTGTGTGGAACGACAAAGTCAAGCCTCTTGATAACACACCTCGTTGACCCGATCTACAGGCTAACAGCACGACGGGAATGATAATAGAACTTAATGAAAGTAATAATACCACTCCTTACCCTGTAGATGTAGTCGATCCTCGGAGGGGCGCCTTTCAGATCCAGGTGGACTAACTTCTTCCCCTTGGGCCAAGGTGCCGTCTGCATCCTGGATCAGTGGTGGACGAGATGCTCTTCATACGAAACAACACTACATAAAATAGTAAAGTTCTGTCCTACCAGTTTGTgcaaacgcaaaaaaaaaatatctagaGAGGGATCATCAGGTTTCAGCCTAATAGATGAAAACCAAACCTACACGCCTGCAGACCTCCAGAACGGCCGTCTACAGAGTGGGGTCCAGCGGACCCAGATGATCCGCTACACCGACGCACTTCCAACGTGGGTCGAATCAGAGATAACATATCTTACAACATAAGATGTTGTCACGATACAAAACGTCCTCAGGATGCTTATCGATTACCTGAATGTCACTTGTCGGATCCGTCGATttgaatccttttttttttgcaccgTGCGTCTTCGTAGCTCCACCTGCCCAGATGGATCCGGTGTCCCCGGCCGACCAAGCTGTGTTGATCCTATCTATATACCAGAgttgtcattattgttattCTCGCAGTATTCCTGGCAGGCATGTCGTTGCTTTGTTCATCGGCTATGCGGCCCAATGAACGCCTTGGTTCCTGTTCCGAGGAGCCAATCAGAGCTGCTTCTACGCGGCACTCAGGAAGTAGGGTAGGACTAGGAGTAGGTGTTTCTCTGTGCATGCTCTTTGAACACATCCATGGGGTGCATATGCTTCACACGTCTCTAAGGTACGATGACCATACAGCGGCGAAGCAACCCCAAAGCCCCAGACGCCAACGGGATTGAGAAGAAGATCAAGAGGCAAGTGATTTTATGAGGGCAGCATACGGATGTGTCGCCTGGCCAGCTGCAGACGCCCTGGACGCGCTCATGGTTCCAAGGAGTTCAAGCTGTTCTGTGTTATTGATGTATTGCCTACACGGTGACGGAACACTAATGAATTGAGTCCGTGCCAAACCATAAAAATTCTTTAAATTAACGAACGAacgaaatgaatgaatgaatgaatgaaatccATGCTGGGAAACTAggggcgtgcgtgtgtctgcctgcctgcctgcctgactggaTGTATGGTCAAAGCAACTGCTGACGTATCCTAACACCAAAGTAACATCCATCCATCAGTTATCCCTCTCCATTCCTAGCAGACTCCCACCTCTCCaactttctcctctctctcccccccccccccaggggcaaTGCTCTGAGGCAGGCGTCTGCATGGAGGGGGTCCCGTGTGCCCCTGCTGGTTCTGCTGGCGGGTCTGGTGGTGTGCGCGGCCGCAGCCTGGCTGGTCCTGGCCAGCAGGGACGCCGAGATCACAGAGACCCTGGCCGGGAAGGGCGAGCTGGTGGCCCCAGAGCCCCGTGTGTTCAGTGTCCCGTGCTCTGAAGACTACGACAACCACCAGCGCTACCCAGGTGGGGGTCACACATGGAGAGAAACGcttgcacactcactcactcactcactcctttactcactcactccttcactTGTTTACTTTTTcattcaatcactcactcactaattTTTCACTCACTCCTTCACGCACTCACttcttcactcactcactctttcaccCACCCCTTCACTCACTCCTTTACTCACCCcttcagtcactcactcactcactcactccttcactcgctccttcactccttcactcactccttcactcctttactcactcactcactcagtcccgCCGCTGCTGTGTAAACGCTGCTGATTAGGAAGGCTGATTTACAGTATGTATAAGAGCTTTACTGTGTGTTCAGTTCAGCCGCTGTTTGTTCTTTGGTTTGGTTCAACCTGTCTGTGTTCAGTTCAGCCGCTGTTTGTTCTTTGGTTTGGTTCAACCTGTCTGTGTTCAGTTCAGCTGCTGGTTGTTCTTTGGTTTGGTTCAACCTGTCTGTGTTCGGTTCAGCGGGATGCTGTGTGTTATTTGGTTTGgttccatctgtctgtgtgGCTGGAGGTGATGTGGCCGCACAAGTGGGCAAATAAAACGCTGGTCAGAGTGGAGTGGGGTTCATCCTCTGAGCTGGTTGTCATGACAGGGTTTTGACCACTACATAATGGAGATTTAGTTACTGTAGTTTAGACAACAttaatttagtgtgtgtgtgtgtgtgtgtgtgtgtgtgtgtgtgtgtgtgtgtgtgtgtgtgtgtgtgtgtgtgtgtgtgtgtgtgtgtgtgtgtgtgtgtgtgtggaatagtagtataataaatacaaagttGCAAGCAGGTGACATGTGAGCAGGGAGGTCGCTGTCAAGGTTAAGCAGGTGGCTGAATGTGTGGCAGTGCACTGCAGTACTTTGTTGCAGGGCTGCTGTACGcatggtcctggggggggggtgaggcacTCAGATTTGATAAGCCGTATCCTGGTCCATGTCAttctgcacgcacgcacacacacacacacacacacacacacacacacacacacacacacacacacacacacacacacacacacacacacacacacacacacacacacacacacacacacacacacacacacacacacacagctcttcaGATGTTAGATGAAGCAATTTCAATATGCATTCCGAATGCAGCAGCTGCTCATTTGAGACGAGGCCATATTGGCCACGATTCTGCTGGATTTCCCCTAACACTGCCACCAACATCAAATATAAAATGcattcccctcttcctcctcctcctcctctatattCCCTTTCAGATTGAAACACGTCTGTGTAGTTTAGCTTCGGACCATAGAAGCGATAGAAGAGAATGGTTTGCCAGTTGCCTGGTGAATTACTAACCAAGGAAAAAAGTTATTCAAAGTGCTTCACTTTCCATTGCAGCCAGCTATCACTTTTTAGgttaaaaattaattaaaacggTGAGCCCCTCTAAAGAAGAAAATCCATTCACCAAAACCGTCCGTTTTTCTCTCTAAAGTGATTGTTCTTTGGGGAATAAATGAGAAACTCAAGTGTTGAACTAAAGTGATGGCTGCACTGAGGAGGATTTCATGGTGCAGGTGGGAATTAAGGTTCAGTGTAATTAATTGATATTCAGAACACAGAACTGCACGTCATCTgcaataagaaaaaaatagacATAAACAGTAATCGATTTCAAAGACTGAAagccttaaaaaaaattatccaTTTGAGTATTCCACATCTGATAAATATTTAATCTTCCTTGTGTGACGGTGAGTCTGTTCTGAAGGTTAGAACGTTGGGTCCTCCTGCATTAGTCCGAGCAACGATCACTTTCTGGGACTGGCAGGCGGCCCAGAATGCTTTGCCCCTCTTGGCTGACCTCCACTGGACTCCATTGACTTTCTTTAGCCTTTTCCTCCCCTTCTCTATCGCTCCCTTCACTCTGTGCTCGGGGCCCTCTGTGAAGCCCGCTAATACACTTTAATCCTGGTCATATCTGCTCCAAGGTCCCCTGCTGTTGTTGCTATGAATGGTTATCCTAATGTCTCGGCTCTTTGGATGACACGATTACAGCAAAGCATCAGATGTAAGAAGGTACTTCATCAACCCTGGACAAAAAAATCGAGGATAttgaatgcatttatttttacttCATGATGACCGCCCAGTGGTTGATGTCATATAATCAACAGTTGCATGCAGAGAGGACGCTAGTAGGATTAAAAGACggacttgttcagagttcatctAGTGTCTGCATAGCCCCCCCCTTCCTTTGGCTGATATCAGCCAGACACCGTTGACTCCCTGCAGTGCCTCCAGTCTTGTGATTTCTGCTAAGCTCTTGTCCCTGTTTTTCCCAGGTTGCACCCCGTTGAAGTGTGGGCGGGCCGTCACGGACGCCGTGGTAACGAGAGAGGAGGCGCAGATGCTCAGGAGGTAAACGCTGTGCTCCCGTAGCGGGCGCCGTTTGGTAGCATAGTGCAAAATTACAAGCCTATATCTCAAATAACAAAGTGGATGCAGTTTGCCCGTCTGAACCGTGGCCTCTCTCCAATGCTGGCCCGGCCTTAAAGGGGTACACGCATTAATTCTCTCAAGTCTGTTTTGGACCGGTGGTTTTGCCATTGTTTACTTTAGGAACATGGTGGTTGATTATTTTGTTACGTTTACTTCTGTTAAACCAGTTTTAAGGCCGACCAATGCCATTCTAGCCTCCCTTCCAAGCTTAACATGTCCCGCCATATATCTAATACTGCTCCTTCTCAAAATGTTCTCTCATCTGCCCTCCGAGATTTCCATGTCCATGTGATGCAGTAGGAGAGTGAGGAACATGACCCTGGGGTCGCGGTTCCAGTCCGGTTAGACCGAggattattgcagaaatgtGATGAAACGTTGAAACTCTTTCTCGTAGAGACATGTCTGATGATGATTTGGCAAACCTGATTTTATGACACACCTATGCCATTTTACGATATTTGCCAAGCTCATTATTTACAACAAGTTTGaatgactcctcctcctcaaaacATGGCCAGATCTTCACTGGTCATGATAACTTCCTGTAGTCAAGCTGTAGACAAAGGTCATGTGTGTTGGTGGTTAAATTCTGACCACAACCAAACATTGAGTCAGAAATTTCATGAAATACCGAAGACAGGTTGTAGATGTTTAAAAATGGTATCATCAATCTATGATATTTGGCATTATGCCATGGTCACCCAAAGGTGGACCCAGTTATCGTTTCTTGCAGctgtatttatgtttgtttccCTCTTGTTTCTGCACCCCAGGCTGGCAGAGAGAGGGCTGTCTCTGGCCGGCTCAGAGGGAGGAGTAAGTATAAAATCATCATAAAAGTATTAATGATAATACACTAAGAAAACTTATCCTAAGACTTGGTTGAATGGATGCCTGAGTAAGGTCAATACATCACAATAGGCTATAGGAAATGAATCCCTGAAAAGATAGTCATTCTGTGTTTTTCTCAGCTAGAAATTGGAGGAATAGATTTAATTTGTATATGCAtcagtgagtgtgagtgtataCTACACTTCTACCTGTAGTAGCATTGTCCTGCCCCTAGGTGGCAGGCTTGTTCAACGAGCATCCGGCTCCGCTTAGTTTACCCCATAGATGAGCCGTGTTGCGCTCTGCCTTCTCGCGCTGTGGCTCCCGGTATGTTCGGACCACAGCCAATTAAAGTGTTGTTTATGGTCCGTGAGGTTGCTAGGCTTGAGAGAGAGGGCCCAACTCGAACTAAGGATTACATTTAGAGGTGTCTGGCCTAGCACTCAACATGCAATAACAAGCAAAGGGTGTTGGAAAGGTCATCCTGTACGTGGTGTTTTGTGGCAGTCAGCGTATTCAACATTTGTATTGCTATTTGCTATTTAATTGAGGGTGTTTATTTGTTGAATGTTTGTTGTTTATGACCTATTTTTTGGTCCACTCAGGCCTCCATCCTCGACTTGCACTCTGGGGCCTTGTCAATGGGCAAGCAGTTTGTTAATATCTATAGGTGAgccacgcacgcatgcacgcacgcactcgcgcacgcacgcacacatagacactcttCCCCTTATTGTATACACTGTAGGTGGGCATGTTGcaaacttaataataataataatacatttaatttagaggcgcctttcaagacacccaaggtcaccttacagagcatatagtcatcgaTATGCTTCTCTTCTTCCTCGTTGTTACATCATCTTTGTTTAGCTTCCACTCTGCACTAAATGGATTTATCGCTCTTCCCACTCACAGGCACAATTGTATAGATTGTACACTCTGCACTGATGCATACCCACACAAATAGGCACATTTTTCATATAGAAGTTATGCATCATATTTGTCCGGCCTTGGGAGCTACGGTCTCTCGCCAGTGACCG encodes:
- the uts2r2 gene encoding urotensin-2 receptor 2; its protein translation is MTIQRRSNPKAPDANGIEKKIKRGNALRQASAWRGSRVPLLVLLAGLVVCAAAAWLVLASRDAEITETLAGKGELVAPEPRVFSVPCSEDYDNHQRYPGCTPLKCGRAVTDAVVTREEAQMLRRLAERGLSLAGSEGGASILDLHSGALSMGKQFVNIYRYFGEQIGEVFTQEDFQLYSDVRARIQAVVAETFGLDPALMFLTKPTFFSRINSTVAQTQHDEYWHPHIDKVTYGSFDYTSLLYLSDYGSDFGGGRFIFMDASGNRTVEPRTGRVSFFSSGSENLHRVEQVTWGTRFAITVSFTCDPAHAITDPALP